Proteins encoded by one window of Orbaceae bacterium BiB:
- a CDS encoding IS6 family transposase has product MNANKIYQRHRYHSSIISHCVWLYYRFTLSYRDIELIMMKKGISVTYESIRYWCIKFGKLYAKRIKKVKRYGDYVYMDEVFCKINGKRVYLWRAVDQDGQTIDVLVQEKRDSKAAKRFIKKIRKSIKQPALKVVADKLKSYIKPIKTLLLSTPHITQQYVNNRAENSHQPTRLRERKIRKFKSLKQAQLFLSCFGNIYDHFNCARHMCSAKTFRILAERRFKEWGAITQVAPKIQK; this is encoded by the coding sequence ATGAATGCTAATAAAATCTATCAACGACACCGTTACCATTCTTCGATTATTAGCCACTGCGTGTGGCTATATTATCGCTTTACATTAAGTTATCGTGATATTGAACTCATCATGATGAAAAAGGGTATTTCTGTTACCTATGAATCGATTCGTTATTGGTGTATTAAATTCGGTAAACTTTATGCAAAACGAATTAAAAAAGTTAAGCGCTATGGTGATTATGTTTATATGGATGAAGTCTTTTGTAAAATAAATGGAAAACGTGTTTATCTGTGGCGAGCCGTTGATCAAGATGGTCAAACCATTGATGTGTTAGTTCAAGAAAAAAGAGACAGTAAAGCAGCTAAACGATTTATTAAAAAGATAAGGAAAAGTATTAAACAGCCTGCTTTAAAAGTGGTTGCTGATAAGCTAAAAAGTTATATTAAGCCTATCAAAACGTTACTTTTATCTACACCTCATATTACTCAGCAATATGTCAATAATCGAGCAGAAAACTCACATCAACCGACAAGGCTTAGAGAGAGGAAAATACGTAAATTTAAATCGTTAAAACAAGCACAATTATTCTTATCGTGTTTTGGCAATATCTATGATCATTTTAATTGTGCTAGACATATGTGTTCAGCTAAAACCTTTCGTATTTTAGCTGAACGTCGATTTAAAGAGTGGGGCGCTATTACTCAAGTTGCGCCTAAAATTCAAAAATAG
- a CDS encoding IS6 family transposase: protein MNTNKIYQRHRYPASIISHCVWLYYRFTLSYRDIELIMMKKGISVTYESIRYWCIKFGKLYAKRIKKTKCYGDHVYMDEVFCKINGKRVYLWRAVDQDSQTIDVLIQEKRDSKAAKRFIKKIRKSIKQPALKVVTDKLKSYIKPIKTLLLSTPHITQQYANNRAENSHQATRLRENKMRRFKSLKQAQLFLSCFGNIYDHFNCARHLCSAKTFRILAERRFKEWGAITQVAPEFQN from the coding sequence TCTGGTTATATTATCGCTTTACATTAAGTTATCGAGATATTGAACTCATCATGATGAAAAAAGGGATATCTGTTACCTATGAATCCATTCGTTATTGGTGTATTAAGTTTGGTAAACTTTATGCTAAACGAATTAAAAAGACTAAATGCTATGGTGATCATGTTTATATGGATGAAGTCTTTTGTAAAATAAATGGAAAACGTGTTTATTTATGGCGTGCCGTTGATCAAGATAGTCAAACGATTGATGTATTAATTCAAGAAAAAAGAGACAGTAAAGCAGCTAAACGATTTATTAAAAAGATAAGGAAAAGTATTAAACAGCCTGCTTTAAAAGTGGTTACTGATAAGCTAAAAAGTTATATTAAGCCTATCAAAACGTTACTTTTATCTACACCTCATATTACTCAACAATATGCTAATAACAGAGCAGAAAACTCACACCAAGCAACAAGGCTTAGAGAAAATAAAATGCGTAGATTTAAATCATTAAAACAAGCACAATTATTCTTATCGTGCTTTGGTAATATCTATGATCATTTTAATTGTGCTAGGCATTTATGCTCAGCTAAAACCTTTCGAATTTTAGCTGAACGTCGATTTAAAGAGTGGGGCGCTATTACCCAAGTTGCGCCTGAATTTCAAAATTAG
- a CDS encoding autotransporter outer membrane beta-barrel domain-containing protein: MFRNYLFISSFFVPVAFAADPLNDTTISSINNFLKISQDIQLEANRDYTSDGSSASPSQWLKMYDNNQTKKSLEINSNDYLVTIENYHPVLNGKGTNGSVISSKGDVSLIGNYTFQNNISENTDSALSGSGTNDVQGGVLHGQNVKLKTGINGSLLFQNNKIITPNSSSATAYQVNAYGGAIRASSLNIIGEKGTKIKFEGNEIHGNTTYGGAIYVSSSLNLSGESVTYSFTNNLAQSNKSGALAGAIYISAGNNSARLDASNSIYKFDGNTVESLNGSSAKGGAIATAEGGSSPMKIYLNGDNSRYSFTNNSAESTVIHNPGLNSGYGGAINVGGELYLNNTTSNYVFDNNKVSADRAFGGAISMITFAQLRQAGYKAKLELTNTTMTNNSVVSNHQGSDSYINKAYGGAIYAYGADVTISGNSLFSGNSTTAANSVTNSKYVSAYGGAVYSTSAIETINGGKVADNIDVTMDFVTNSGETITFKDNYTMTNGFKADNDIYWDGAATGGSHTVTIQTDANSKIEMLSSIGSSSVANVDINKFGDGTWVLGKNSVFAGKTNIAINQGVLELTDSNSTITLDNTNGSTFSIGQNGNLVGNYGIINSKVTNNGTIYINNSATTTISGTPGLMINGDYVGNNGTLILNSVLGNDSSPTEQLVINGNATGTTNVTINNLGGLGAQTIEGIKIIDITGNSAANAFTADNIVAGAYEYTLQQGNARPSSADTQSWYLTSLSRSGPIVRPAGGSYLANLVAANNIFNLRLHDRLGETQYTDLITGEDKVTSMWLRARYGYDKYKDGSGQLSIKNNWNFVQLGGDVAEWSSDNLDRFHLGLMGGYGHSSNKTTSNVSDRTGKSNIDGYSAGIYGTWYSNDEDKVGLYVDSWLQWSRFDATVDIEGASSEKYKLKGFSVSVESGYSLLAKEWENYNLWLQPKGQLTWSDVTSARHVESNGTVVTSDKDMIQSRLGLKMTWSNNDSVFAKMNQRGQIFMEANWLHNFNIFEVKMNDTSVNQAGARNIGEVKLGVEGDIAKNTNLWFNVAFQAGEHDYENASIMLGAKYSF, encoded by the coding sequence ATGTTTCGAAATTATTTGTTTATTAGTTCTTTTTTTGTCCCTGTTGCATTTGCAGCGGATCCTTTAAATGATACAACAATTAGCAGTATTAACAACTTTTTAAAAATAAGTCAAGATATTCAACTTGAAGCAAACAGAGATTATACATCTGATGGTTCTTCAGCTTCCCCTAGCCAATGGTTAAAAATGTATGATAATAATCAGACTAAAAAAAGTTTAGAAATAAATAGCAACGATTATCTCGTTACCATAGAAAACTACCATCCCGTGCTTAATGGTAAGGGAACTAACGGATCAGTAATATCATCCAAAGGCGATGTTTCTTTAATCGGAAACTATACTTTTCAAAATAATATTTCAGAAAACACTGATTCTGCATTATCAGGATCTGGCACCAATGATGTTCAAGGTGGGGTTTTACATGGTCAGAATGTAAAGTTAAAAACAGGAATTAATGGTTCTCTTTTATTCCAAAATAATAAAATTATTACACCAAATTCTAGTTCAGCAACAGCCTATCAAGTAAATGCTTATGGCGGGGCTATTCGTGCTTCTTCATTAAATATTATTGGTGAGAAAGGGACTAAAATCAAATTTGAAGGTAATGAAATTCACGGAAATACTACTTATGGTGGCGCAATCTACGTTTCGTCATCATTAAATTTATCTGGAGAGTCAGTTACTTATTCTTTTACCAACAATTTAGCCCAATCAAATAAATCAGGTGCGCTGGCTGGAGCTATTTATATCTCAGCAGGTAATAACTCAGCTAGACTAGACGCAAGTAACTCTATTTATAAATTTGATGGTAACACTGTTGAAAGTTTAAACGGTTCCTCTGCTAAAGGAGGGGCTATTGCCACAGCAGAGGGAGGAAGTTCTCCCATGAAAATTTATTTAAATGGAGATAACTCTCGTTACTCTTTTACAAATAATAGCGCTGAAAGTACCGTAATACATAATCCGGGGCTTAATAGTGGGTATGGTGGTGCAATTAATGTTGGTGGAGAGCTTTATCTAAATAATACAACGAGCAATTATGTGTTTGATAATAATAAAGTTAGTGCTGACAGAGCATTTGGTGGTGCTATTTCAATGATAACCTTCGCACAACTGAGACAAGCCGGTTATAAAGCAAAGTTAGAATTAACTAATACGACGATGACAAATAATTCAGTCGTATCCAATCATCAAGGCTCGGATTCTTATATAAATAAGGCTTACGGAGGTGCAATTTATGCCTATGGTGCTGATGTTACTATATCTGGTAATTCATTATTTTCGGGTAATTCAACCACTGCAGCGAATAGTGTCACCAATTCTAAATATGTATCTGCTTACGGTGGCGCAGTTTATTCAACAAGTGCGATTGAAACTATTAACGGAGGGAAAGTTGCAGATAATATTGATGTGACGATGGATTTTGTTACGAATAGTGGCGAAACGATTACTTTCAAAGATAACTACACCATGACTAATGGATTCAAAGCTGATAATGATATTTACTGGGATGGCGCAGCAACCGGTGGTTCTCATACAGTAACGATACAAACTGACGCGAATAGTAAAATTGAGATGCTAAGCTCAATAGGATCAAGCAGTGTAGCTAATGTGGATATCAATAAATTTGGCGATGGCACTTGGGTATTGGGTAAAAATAGCGTATTTGCTGGCAAAACAAATATTGCGATTAATCAAGGTGTTTTAGAGTTAACTGATAGCAACAGCACTATTACGTTAGATAATACTAATGGCTCTACATTTAGTATTGGTCAAAATGGTAACCTCGTCGGTAACTATGGAATAATTAATAGTAAGGTAACCAATAACGGTACAATTTATATCAACAATTCAGCAACCACAACTATTTCAGGTACACCAGGTTTGATGATTAATGGTGATTATGTTGGTAATAATGGGACGCTAATCCTAAATAGTGTTCTTGGTAATGATTCATCACCAACGGAACAATTAGTAATTAACGGTAATGCTACTGGTACAACAAATGTAACCATCAATAATCTTGGCGGTTTAGGAGCTCAAACAATTGAAGGTATAAAAATTATCGATATCACAGGTAATTCAGCAGCAAACGCATTTACAGCGGATAATATTGTTGCGGGTGCTTATGAGTATACTTTACAACAAGGTAATGCTCGACCATCAAGTGCCGATACACAAAGTTGGTACTTAACAAGTTTATCAAGAAGTGGTCCGATAGTTCGTCCTGCAGGTGGATCTTACCTAGCTAATCTAGTCGCTGCCAATAACATTTTTAACTTAAGACTACATGACCGCCTTGGTGAAACCCAATATACCGATTTAATTACGGGTGAAGATAAAGTAACCAGCATGTGGCTTCGAGCACGTTATGGCTATGATAAGTATAAAGATGGATCAGGACAATTATCAATTAAAAATAATTGGAACTTTGTACAGCTTGGAGGCGATGTCGCCGAGTGGAGTAGTGATAACTTAGACCGCTTTCATTTAGGATTAATGGGAGGTTATGGTCATAGTTCGAATAAAACCACTTCGAATGTCAGTGATAGAACAGGGAAAAGTAACATAGACGGATACAGTGCTGGCATTTATGGCACTTGGTATAGTAACGATGAAGATAAAGTCGGTCTATATGTTGATAGTTGGTTACAGTGGAGTCGATTTGACGCGACTGTCGATATTGAGGGTGCTAGCAGTGAAAAGTATAAACTAAAAGGATTCTCAGTTTCTGTTGAATCAGGTTATAGTTTACTTGCTAAAGAATGGGAAAATTATAACTTATGGTTACAACCTAAAGGTCAATTAACATGGTCTGATGTTACCTCTGCTCGACACGTTGAATCAAATGGTACTGTTGTGACTAGTGATAAAGACATGATACAAAGCCGTTTAGGACTTAAAATGACTTGGAGTAATAACGATAGCGTTTTTGCAAAAATGAATCAAAGAGGCCAAATTTTTATGGAGGCAAACTGGTTACATAACTTCAATATATTTGAGGTAAAAATGAATGATACCAGCGTAAATCAAGCTGGCGCAAGAAATATTGGAGAGGTTAAACTTGGTGTTGAGGGTGATATAGCCAAAAATACTAACTTATGGTTTAACGTTGCCTTTCAAGCTGGAGAACATGATTATGAAAATGCCAGCATAATGCTTGGTGCAAAATATAGTTTCTAG